A single window of Methanothermobacter marburgensis str. Marburg DNA harbors:
- the trpD gene encoding anthranilate phosphoribosyltransferase: MRFEGIMNDIMDFRNLSEDEAHDLMEMIMDGEMGDVQIAALLTALAMKGETVDEITGFARAMRERAVKVKIPESMRVVDACGTGGDRFKSYNVSTAAAIIAAAAGVKVAKHGNRAVTGSCGGADILEAAGVNIELGPEAACRSLETLGIAFMFAPLFHRATARVAPVRRELGFKTVFNILGPLTSPASAEVQLLGVFDPYLVGPVAEVLRNLGVKRAMVVHGFDGNMNPAMDEISTVGPTLVGFLEDDEIGIKRLMPPDFGVDVGQLQHLKAASTVDGNLRMFMDVLAGLDDTPGRKSRLDIALANAGALIYLAEMEDTLEGGTEAARETVESGAALRLMEDFASFTQNL, translated from the coding sequence ATGAGGTTTGAGGGGATAATGAATGATATAATGGACTTCAGGAACCTCAGTGAGGATGAGGCCCACGATTTAATGGAGATGATAATGGATGGTGAAATGGGGGATGTGCAGATCGCCGCATTACTCACAGCCCTTGCAATGAAGGGGGAGACCGTGGATGAGATCACAGGGTTTGCAAGGGCAATGAGGGAGAGGGCAGTGAAGGTTAAAATCCCTGAATCCATGAGGGTCGTTGATGCATGTGGAACAGGGGGTGACAGGTTCAAATCATACAATGTGAGCACCGCAGCAGCAATAATAGCCGCCGCAGCCGGTGTTAAGGTTGCAAAACACGGCAACAGGGCGGTTACAGGTTCATGCGGCGGTGCAGATATACTTGAGGCCGCGGGTGTCAACATAGAGCTGGGACCTGAAGCTGCATGCAGGTCTCTTGAAACTCTGGGAATAGCCTTCATGTTTGCACCACTCTTTCACAGGGCAACCGCCAGGGTGGCACCCGTAAGGAGGGAACTTGGCTTTAAGACGGTATTCAACATACTGGGGCCCCTAACATCCCCTGCATCAGCAGAGGTACAGCTCCTGGGGGTATTTGATCCCTACCTTGTTGGTCCAGTTGCAGAGGTCCTCAGAAACCTTGGTGTTAAAAGGGCTATGGTTGTCCATGGCTTTGATGGTAACATGAACCCTGCGATGGATGAGATATCCACGGTGGGCCCAACACTTGTGGGTTTCCTTGAGGATGATGAGATAGGGATTAAGAGGCTCATGCCACCGGATTTCGGTGTTGATGTTGGGCAGCTACAGCACCTGAAGGCGGCATCAACTGTTGATGGAAACCTCAGAATGTTCATGGATGTCCTCGCTGGACTTGATGATACTCCTGGGAGGAAATCGCGCCTGGATATCGCCCTTGCAAATGCAGGTGCACTGATATACCTTGCTGAAATGGAGGATACACTTGAAGGTGGAACAGAAGCTGCAAGAGAAACAGTTGAATCTGGAGCTGCACTCCGTTTAATGGAAGATTTCGCATCCTTCACTCAGAACCTGTAA
- a CDS encoding metal-sulfur cluster assembly factor, whose amino-acid sequence MSEELLEKVKEALKKVADPHMGISIVEMGLVENIEIEEKGETIAKITIRPTNPGCMSAARMAMDARTVAEEVEGIDRAEITVEGHMMADAISEMVNK is encoded by the coding sequence ATGTCAGAAGAACTCTTGGAAAAGGTTAAGGAAGCTCTCAAAAAGGTTGCAGACCCACACATGGGTATAAGCATAGTGGAGATGGGTCTCGTTGAAAACATCGAAATCGAGGAGAAGGGTGAAACCATTGCAAAGATAACGATCCGGCCCACAAACCCTGGATGCATGAGCGCCGCCAGGATGGCAATGGATGCAAGAACTGTTGCTGAAGAGGTTGAGGGCATCGACCGGGCCGAGATCACAGTGGAAGGCCATATGATGGCAGATGCCATAAGTGAAATGGTAAATAAATGA
- the trpA gene encoding tryptophan synthase subunit alpha, which translates to MNYAEMFSRVEGCAFVPFVVAGDPDMETSVEIIRTLVDAGADALEIGFPFSDPIADGTSVQEADLRALNSGMTTDDCFRLIERIREFTSVPVGLLVYYNLIYRMGADEFYRRAAEAGVTGILAADLPPEEAGDALRAAERYGIDQIFIVAPTTDNQRLKMISEVSSGFHYLVSVMGVTGARSRVEESTLELIERVKGAGSLPVMVGFGVSQPEHVRMLADAGADGVIVGSAIIDLISKNLDDRERMLQEIYEMVRKMKTAAGGSR; encoded by the coding sequence ATGAATTACGCTGAAATGTTCAGCAGGGTTGAGGGATGCGCCTTTGTTCCATTTGTGGTTGCAGGGGATCCTGACATGGAGACCTCAGTTGAAATCATAAGAACACTTGTGGATGCCGGTGCAGATGCCCTTGAAATAGGTTTCCCATTCTCTGACCCCATAGCAGACGGCACAAGTGTACAGGAGGCTGATCTGAGGGCTTTAAATTCCGGGATGACCACCGATGACTGTTTCAGGTTGATAGAGAGAATAAGGGAATTCACCTCAGTACCGGTGGGTCTTCTCGTATACTACAACCTGATATACCGCATGGGTGCTGATGAATTCTACAGGAGGGCCGCCGAGGCCGGTGTTACAGGTATCCTTGCCGCGGACCTTCCCCCGGAGGAGGCCGGCGATGCCCTCAGGGCGGCTGAAAGATATGGAATTGATCAGATATTCATAGTTGCACCCACAACAGACAATCAGCGCCTCAAAATGATCTCAGAGGTTTCATCAGGGTTCCACTACCTTGTATCGGTTATGGGTGTCACCGGTGCAAGGTCCAGGGTTGAGGAGAGCACACTTGAACTCATAGAGAGGGTTAAGGGGGCAGGAAGCCTTCCTGTGATGGTCGGCTTTGGTGTTTCACAGCCAGAACATGTGAGAATGCTTGCTGACGCAGGTGCCGATGGTGTTATAGTTGGAAGTGCAATCATAGACCTGATATCCAAAAATCTTGATGACAGGGAAAGGATGCTTCAGGAGATATACGAAATGGTCAGAAAAATGAAGACCGCTGCAGGGGGGTCCAGATGA
- a CDS encoding adenylate kinase translates to MPGFPETIAIVGVPGVGKTTLCRILSEKLDHTFINYGELMLEVAEERGLAGTLEELFSLPMDQQHSIWREAAHRVSEMKGVLLDLHGLDRSPIGYLVSLPVEFITPDLIIILEADPQDIIKRRIADSKRRMHDNPSTLREHMELLRTAMFVCAALMGSIVSVVENRTPERTASEITEIIKAAEDLGILRG, encoded by the coding sequence ATGCCGGGTTTTCCTGAAACCATTGCCATTGTGGGCGTGCCAGGTGTAGGAAAGACCACCCTATGCAGGATTCTCTCTGAAAAACTGGATCATACCTTCATCAATTATGGAGAACTGATGCTTGAAGTTGCAGAGGAGAGAGGCCTTGCAGGTACACTGGAGGAACTTTTCAGCCTCCCGATGGATCAGCAGCACAGCATCTGGCGTGAAGCCGCCCACAGAGTATCTGAAATGAAGGGGGTGCTCCTGGATCTCCACGGACTTGACAGGTCACCCATCGGTTACCTTGTTTCACTTCCGGTGGAGTTCATAACCCCTGATCTCATCATAATCCTCGAAGCGGATCCCCAGGATATAATTAAAAGGAGGATTGCTGACTCCAAAAGGAGAATGCATGATAATCCCTCAACCCTGAGGGAGCACATGGAGTTACTACGAACAGCAATGTTCGTATGCGCAGCCCTCATGGGATCCATTGTCAGTGTGGTTGAAAACAGGACCCCTGAAAGGACCGCATCTGAAATCACTGAGATCATCAAAGCAGCAGAGGACCTCGGGATTTTACGGGGTTGA